The Chryseobacterium indicum genome includes a window with the following:
- a CDS encoding NAD-dependent epimerase/dehydratase family protein: MKVLFTGANGFLGKNVIPLLQKKNFEVKTFGTSNADYIFNITQAITPFKEKFDIVFHAAGKAHSVPKTKEEESVFYKVNFEGTKKLCNALEENLPEYFVFISTVAVYGKDFGENITEDTPLEGYTPYAKSKLMAEEFLTKWCKEKKVKLFILRPSLIAGPNPPGNLGDMIKAIKSGKYFNIAGGTARKSVFWVEDFAEITVKMLGKEGGIYNVCDDANPAFKEISEKISAKLNKRSPKSIPFFLAKSMALVGDLLGNKAPINSLKLKKITDSLIFSNEKIKRELNYNPSNVIEKFQL, from the coding sequence ATGAAAGTGCTATTTACAGGAGCCAACGGTTTTTTGGGAAAAAATGTAATTCCTTTGCTTCAGAAGAAAAATTTTGAAGTAAAGACCTTTGGAACTTCCAATGCAGATTATATATTTAATATTACCCAAGCCATAACTCCTTTTAAAGAAAAGTTTGATATTGTTTTTCATGCTGCTGGTAAAGCGCATTCTGTTCCTAAAACTAAGGAAGAAGAAAGTGTATTTTACAAAGTAAATTTTGAAGGAACAAAAAAACTTTGTAACGCTTTGGAAGAAAATCTGCCGGAATACTTTGTTTTTATCAGCACAGTGGCAGTTTATGGTAAAGATTTCGGTGAAAATATAACTGAAGATACACCATTGGAAGGATACACGCCTTACGCTAAAAGCAAATTGATGGCAGAGGAATTTCTTACTAAATGGTGCAAAGAAAAGAAGGTAAAATTATTCATTCTCAGACCTTCTTTAATTGCAGGACCCAATCCTCCGGGGAATCTGGGAGATATGATTAAAGCGATTAAATCGGGAAAATATTTTAATATTGCAGGAGGAACAGCAAGAAAAAGTGTATTCTGGGTGGAAGATTTTGCTGAGATAACCGTTAAAATGCTGGGAAAAGAGGGTGGAATTTATAATGTTTGTGATGATGCAAATCCTGCTTTTAAAGAAATCTCCGAAAAAATATCAGCCAAATTAAACAAGAGATCTCCAAAAAGTATTCCTTTTTTTCTGGCAAAATCAATGGCTTTAGTGGGTGACTTATTGGGAAATAAAGCTCCGATTAACTCTTTGAAATTGAAAAAAATAACAGATTCTCTTATATTTTCTAATGAAAAAATAAAGAGAGAATTAAATTATAATCCTTCAAACGTAATAGAAAAATTTCAACTGTAA
- a CDS encoding MraY family glycosyltransferase yields the protein MEFLIVTILLFISMLIYFRIADKYNIIDKPNHRSAHTQITLRGGGIIFPVAFIIFSAFNFNEVIHNYWSFGLGLLAISTISFIDDIVTLSNKIRLSVHFISVVLLLYFTGAFNVMPIWVWPILFILIIGTLNAYNFMDGINGMTGLYSLVGLSSLLYINEKVISFTDENFILYPVLACVVFLFFNFRKKAKCFAGDVGSMAIAFWVIGLITLLIMKTQDYKYIFLLSVYGIEVVLTIIERLLLKENIFEAHRRHLYQLFANEKKVSHLLISFVYALVQAIINLFLIYSHWAIWIIIPVIFIPVGIIYLGLKWSLKKQYQL from the coding sequence ATGGAATTTTTAATCGTAACAATTCTGCTTTTTATATCTATGCTCATCTATTTTAGAATAGCAGATAAATACAATATTATAGATAAGCCTAATCACAGAAGTGCACATACACAGATCACATTGAGGGGAGGAGGGATTATTTTTCCTGTTGCTTTCATTATTTTTTCTGCATTTAATTTTAATGAAGTTATACACAACTACTGGTCATTTGGTTTAGGATTACTGGCAATAAGTACGATCAGTTTTATAGATGATATTGTAACCCTTTCAAATAAAATAAGGCTGTCCGTTCATTTTATTTCTGTGGTTTTACTGCTGTATTTTACAGGAGCCTTTAATGTGATGCCAATCTGGGTTTGGCCTATATTGTTTATTCTGATTATTGGTACGTTGAATGCCTATAACTTTATGGACGGCATCAACGGAATGACAGGTTTATACAGTTTAGTGGGCTTATCATCATTATTGTACATTAATGAAAAGGTAATTTCATTCACCGATGAAAATTTTATTCTTTATCCTGTTTTAGCCTGCGTCGTTTTTCTGTTCTTTAACTTCAGAAAAAAAGCAAAATGTTTCGCGGGTGATGTCGGAAGTATGGCTATCGCTTTTTGGGTAATCGGTCTTATTACCTTATTAATTATGAAAACTCAGGACTATAAATATATATTTCTTCTCTCCGTATACGGAATCGAAGTAGTTCTTACCATAATAGAAAGATTACTGCTTAAAGAAAATATATTTGAGGCACACAGAAGACATTTATACCAGCTTTTTGCCAACGAAAAAAAGGTTTCCCATCTGCTGATAAGTTTTGTTTATGCTTTGGTGCAGGCAATTATAAATTTATTTTTAATATATTCACACTGGGCAATCTGGATTATTATTCCTGTGATTTTTATTCCCGTAGGCATCATTTATCTCGGATTGAAATGGAGCTTGAAAAAACAATATCAACTATAG
- the rfbC gene encoding dTDP-4-dehydrorhamnose 3,5-epimerase, whose translation MKIKETPLKDCYIIEPTIFEDDRGYFFEKFNEKKFEELTGMNGHFVQDNISKSSYGVLRGLHLQKGEHAQAKLVSCLEGKVWDVAVDLREDSPTFGKWFGIELTAENKTQLYIPRGFGHGFSVLSETAVFSYKCDNFYNKESEGCVKYNDPDLNIDWKISDSEAVLSEKDENAASFKEKNF comes from the coding sequence ATGAAAATAAAAGAAACTCCTTTAAAGGACTGTTATATTATAGAACCGACAATTTTCGAAGACGACAGAGGATATTTTTTCGAAAAATTCAATGAAAAGAAATTCGAGGAACTTACCGGAATGAATGGACATTTCGTGCAGGATAATATTTCAAAATCTTCTTATGGTGTTTTGAGAGGGCTTCATTTACAGAAAGGAGAACACGCACAGGCAAAACTGGTATCCTGTCTGGAAGGAAAAGTCTGGGATGTTGCTGTAGACCTGAGAGAAGATTCACCTACATTTGGAAAGTGGTTTGGGATTGAGCTTACGGCGGAAAACAAAACACAACTTTATATTCCACGAGGTTTCGGACATGGATTTTCTGTTTTAAGTGAAACTGCAGTTTTTTCTTATAAATGCGATAATTTTTATAATAAAGAATCAGAAGGATGCGTAAAATACAACGATCCGGATCTGAATATCGACTGGAAAATCTCTGACAGTGAAGCTGTACTTTCTGAAAAGGATGAAAATGCAGCAAGCTTTAAAGAAAAGAATTTTTAA